GCGAAATTGAATTCCCCGTGAAGATGCGGGGTACCCGCGGTCAGACGGAAAGACCCTATGAACCTTTACTGCAGCTTTGCAGTGGCATCAGAGACATTCTGTGTAGGATAGGTGGGAGGCTATGAAGCATGGGCGCCAGTCTGTGTGGAGCCATCCTTGAAATACCACCCTGACTGTCTTTGATGTCTAACCGCGACCCGTAAGCCGGGTCCGGGACCCTGCATGGTGGGCAGTTTGACTGGGGCGGTCGCCTCCCAAAGTGTAACGGAGGCGCGCGATGGTGGGCTCAGGTCGGTCGGAAACCGACTGTCGAGTGCAATGGCATAAGCCCGCCTGACTGTGAGAGTGACAGCTCGAACAGAGACGAAAGTCGGCCATAGTGATCCGGTGGTCCCACGTGGACGGGCCATCGCTCAACGGATAAAAGGTACTCTAGGGATAACAGGCTGATCTCCCCCAAGAGTCCACATCGACGGGGAGGTTTGGCACCTCGATGTCGGCTCATCACATCCTGGGGCTGGAGCAGGTCCCAAGGGTTCGGCTGTTCGCCGATTAAAGTGGTACGTGAGCTGGGTTTAGAACGTCGTGAGACAGTTCGGTCCCTATCTGCCGTGGGTGTAAGAGACTTGAGAGGATTTGTCCCTAGTACGAGAGGACCGGGATGAACATACCTCTGGTGCACCGGTTGTCGCGCCAGCGGCACCGCCGGGTAGCTAAGTATGGACAGGATAACCGCTGAAAGCATCTAAGCGGGAAACCTACCTCAAAACAAGGTCTCACAGGGCCGTGAAAGACCATCACGTCGATAGGCTGGGTGTGAAAGCGTGGTAACACGTGCAGCTGACCAGTCCTAATCGCCCTTATTACTCACATCAACGCCGCTCTCCCTCACAGGAAAGCAGCATGCACATACATAGCAGTCATCCACGCATCCATTGCGTGTCTCTCATCTCATCCTACCCCTTCTCCTCATCCCGTCTCACTCATTAAGCGAGACAGGGCATGCACCAGCCTCTCCACCCTGAAAAGGGTGGGCCAGATGACCTGGTGGCCATGGCGGGAGACTTCCACCCGATCCCTTCCCGAACTCGGCCGTGAAACGCCCCAGCGCCTATGATACTGCAGCTTAAGCTGCGGAAAAGTCGGTCGCCGCCAGGTCTCCTGACCCACCCACATCAAACATACAACAACAGGGGATTACATCACGCATCCCCCATCATCGCGGGGTGGAGCAGCCCGGTAGCTCGTCAGGCTCATAACCTGAAGGCCGCAGGTTCAAATCCTGCCCCCGCAACCATCTTAAACCATTCCCATCCCGACAGGCCCCCTGCGCATAAAATAGCAGGTAACAGCCCGTCCGCAGCACCCCCCCAAAATAACCCCGCCCGCCCGCGTGGGCAGGGTCACGCAGACAGAACACTCAGGCCATAACTCTACTCAGTCTTCTCAAACGCACCCGCAACACGAAGCTCAACCTTCGCCCCAACAGCCGGAAGATACGTCCGAAGTCCATATAAACCTCGGTCAATCTCCCCACGCGCTTCAAAACCCACCGTATATGCATGGTCAAGATCGTTCATACCACCGCCAATGAACAACGTATCACGCTGGCCGGGAAAGTCCGCTCAACCAGGGCATGATGACGCCAGATGGCACCCTCATGCATAAGCATTGACAGGCGCAAATTCCAAACCAAATATGTCTCTCGAAGGTGAAGAGAATAAGCCGCGTCAGAACTTAAAAAAAAATTAACCGACATGACCCTCTTTACGGTCATTTTTTAATTCACCTTTAATAATTAAACCATGTTTTATATTTGCGATATTGCGCTCAATGGCTGACTGACCAACCCTCTTTGAAGGGCTTCCTCACCCGTTTAACGTATCGGCTTTTCATGGAAACGGGACGAGCTTCCACCGCGATTGGCGCCCCATGTCGGCCACGAAATTTCCCGATCCACCAACCGACTTCAAGCGACGACAAATCAAGCCTGGAACCAATTGAGTCAGGTCAGAAAGACCGGTAAAAGCCCGGTTTTGAGGGGTTTGAGCGATTTTTCATGCGCGTGACCGGGCTTTCAAAGATGGCGGAAAGAGCAGTTTCGCCAAGCGTAACGTCCCGTTGCGCCCGCCCCATGGATCGCCCTTTACGCCCTTCCCGATCACGCGTTTTTCCGAAGATGAGAACGGCGATTTCTCACGAAGTGTTTCGGATGGCCCCGGATTAAAATCCGGACGGCGTGGAGGGATGCTGAGCGTTAGAACATCCCATTTACGAACGAAAGATAAAAAAATATTTTAACACATTTAACTTTTTCCAACTCTTTGCGTTCATTAAGCCGGAGCAAGGAGGCGGGACCCTGATCGTCGATTGATCTCACGTCAATCAAAGAGATTTTTGCCTCTCTTGCCCGAGGTTATAGGTGTTTTGGAGTTTTCGTATTTGATGATGGTTACGCGGGGTCTCGATCCCCGATCGATACCATCACCCAGGCCGCGGGGCAGGACCGAAAGTAAAAGCAGGTTGCCCTTCGGATATATACATTAAATGTGAGGCAATATCGCTGAAACGACCAATTTCAGCGCTTCGGCCCCAAGTAAACATCGACAAAGCAGAGCATGAAAATGCTCTGCTCGAATACTTGTCTCCAAAATGGCCCCTAACTCTGACGAAATAAGTCTGGATCCCCAAAAAAAAGGGGACGGGTTAAGAGGTTTTACTTACTATGAGCGATACGTCATATACAGATGTGAAATATATCGTCTCGAACCCGAGCAAAACGGGTCCGAATTTATCAACGAATACACAGGACACGCAAAATGGCGATATTTGCGTTAACCCTGTGCAACCCAACCTCCCAGGAGGGTACGATACTGATTGGCGCGAAATTCAATGGAATGCGGGCGAGACGTTTGACCCGCTCAAAGGGCGCGATAACCTCGTCTGGGATAACGCAAATGGTTATTCTGTCGGTAATTGGCAGCAAGGCTCGTCAAGTTCTACGGCTGGCAGCTCACAATATGCCGTTTATCAAGATCCCCAGAATGGAAATTACGTTTATAAAATGTCGGTTCAGGGCGGGACGCTGAATAACCAGCAGATCGCCACCGCAAAAAATTTCGGCACAGCTTACTCCTTCGACCACCCGATTACGCTGACAACGGATATCGCCGTCAGCAACATCAAGGGCTCAACCGGCTTCATTGAAGGCGGGATCAACTTCACCCTGCAATTTGATAATGGCACGACACAGTATGGCCTGTTTTTGCAAATCCCGACTTTCGATGGTCGTGGGTCTCCGGTCGCTTACACAAGCATGTCCGATAAAACAAAGATCATTTACAACATCACCGGTAAATCAACCTCCTATATCAAAGTGGATAATCCCTCGACGTCCGGTGTGACCTACAAAGCGACGATCGACGTCAATCAGGCCCTTAAATATGCCATCGACGCGATTGCCAAAGCCCATCCCGCGGATGCCGCCGCGCTTAAAGATCTCAGCCACTGGTATTTGACGGGTGTTTATTACGGCATTGAGAGTAACGGGACCGGCCTCGCGACCGACAAGTCGGGGACATTGACGGTGGCCAACCCGCAACTGACTTACGACAATTCCAGATCTTTAAATTATTCCGACCTCAGCTCAACGGGGCGATCACTTTCCTTGACGCCCGAAACAACAGGTGGTGCCGTGTCAAACGTTGTTATCCCTGGGAAACAGGTTAATATCATCGTTGAAAATGTCGGCACAGACGCGCTCGGTGCGATCATCAACGACTACGCCAAAAGCATTGCGCAATATGCCTCGGCCAATACGCTTCAAGCTTCTGTCCTCACGTCAGGTGATAATAATGGCACGGGCACGGCGAGTGCCCCGGCTGAAGGCATTATCACTGACGCCGGATCCTATAAACTCAACGGAAGTTACGCTTATCTATTTGTCGGCGCGATGAGT
This genomic stretch from Candidatus Kirkpatrickella diaphorinae harbors:
- a CDS encoding beta strand repeat-containing protein, with amino-acid sequence MSDTSYTDVKYIVSNPSKTGPNLSTNTQDTQNGDICVNPVQPNLPGGYDTDWREIQWNAGETFDPLKGRDNLVWDNANGYSVGNWQQGSSSSTAGSSQYAVYQDPQNGNYVYKMSVQGGTLNNQQIATAKNFGTAYSFDHPITLTTDIAVSNIKGSTGFIEGGINFTLQFDNGTTQYGLFLQIPTFDGRGSPVAYTSMSDKTKIIYNITGKSTSYIKVDNPSTSGVTYKATIDVNQALKYAIDAIAKAHPADAAALKDLSHWYLTGVYYGIESNGTGLATDKSGTLTVANPQLTYDNSRSLNYSDLSSTGRSLSLTPETTGGAVSNVVIPGKQVNIIVENVGTDALGAIINDYAKSIAQYASANTLQASVLTSGDNNGTGTASAPAEGIITDAGSYKLNGSYAYLFVGAMSGTSPNGRVTIDGTGNTAQYVRLISDSAYGIDAKFGNVGGQIAARAGNNNIDVSGSRQNWDIVTGDGNNTITGGAGTNMIKGGKGQSIFNLGGSNNYIRSEGQDTINGVQGAIDTVSLIGGGATATLYTNAAVVDLSSNNTIRVADNSTVFGGTASRITVTSGDATVVGAVRDTISAAGNLTVTHGADLNLSVAGNLTFIAGTGQSTVSSGGGTVWGAQGLNLTLSSNFGSLFTANQPHAIGDQYVDASRSNASMSFWTGAGNQTIVGGTGSDSFYFGTAFKGVNTSHVAATVTGGTGAGNKFGMLVNHTAGDFYITDFRAANNQFFLYSYRPANATEAAQKLLNTATISGGNTSILVDGNARVTFLGVTDLKLSDFSIS